One window from the genome of Marinobacter sp. M3C encodes:
- a CDS encoding GntR family transcriptional regulator — protein MEIQHRSASLRYQVQDALRKEIIAGRLKPGERLVEKMLCAELGVSRTSLREALRGLEAEGLVALVPHRGTVVASVELDVARQIYQVRGVLEAQAVRNFVMHAKDNDIRELRSTLDDLSDKLQEMENRSIESFSGSEVLNVKRKFYSIIFGIKENSIVRDLLEMLNNRISLLRALSLGRPGRLKNTLSELTDIVEAIEQRDERRASTAALSHIDSAEKNVISLLNQQEEYLKGKKA, from the coding sequence ATGGAGATTCAACACCGTTCAGCATCTTTGCGTTATCAGGTTCAAGATGCGTTACGTAAAGAGATTATCGCAGGTCGCTTAAAGCCAGGTGAGCGTTTAGTAGAGAAAATGTTGTGTGCAGAGCTAGGTGTGAGTAGAACGTCATTACGAGAAGCTTTAAGAGGTCTTGAAGCTGAAGGTTTGGTTGCACTGGTTCCTCATCGTGGGACTGTAGTTGCATCGGTTGAGTTGGATGTTGCTCGTCAAATCTATCAGGTTCGCGGTGTTCTCGAAGCGCAAGCTGTACGGAATTTTGTTATGCATGCCAAAGATAATGATATACGAGAGCTTCGCTCAACATTAGATGATCTATCTGATAAACTTCAAGAGATGGAAAACAGATCTATTGAAAGCTTCTCAGGATCAGAAGTTCTGAATGTAAAACGAAAGTTTTATTCTATCATCTTTGGTATTAAAGAGAATTCTATAGTCAGAGATCTACTTGAGATGTTAAATAATAGAATAAGCTTGCTAAGGGCCTTGTCTCTTGGTCGTCCTGGGCGCCTCAAAAACACTCTTTCAGAATTGACAGATATAGTTGAAGCTATAGAGCAACGTGATGAGAGGCGTGCAAGCACTGCAGCGTTATCTCATATTGATAGTGCTGAGAAAAATGTAATATCTTTACTTAATCAGCAAGAGGAATACTTGAAAGGCAAGAAGGCTTAG
- a CDS encoding cupin domain-containing protein produces MKVIQGRDTSKGSVKRSETNVGEVWGDSILPTSDGITVNMVWFAPGARTHWHRHERGQILHVTVGGGWVCKDGEEAQRIRTGDIVWIAPGERHWHGAASDSIFGHIAISVDRTDWEEQVSAKDYAGC; encoded by the coding sequence ATGAAAGTCATCCAGGGAAGAGACACATCGAAAGGTTCAGTCAAACGTTCCGAGACCAATGTAGGTGAAGTGTGGGGAGACTCGATTCTTCCGACATCGGACGGCATCACTGTGAACATGGTCTGGTTCGCGCCGGGCGCCAGGACACACTGGCACCGGCATGAGCGAGGCCAGATCCTGCACGTGACGGTCGGTGGGGGCTGGGTCTGTAAGGATGGGGAGGAAGCGCAGCGTATTCGCACGGGTGACATCGTGTGGATTGCGCCCGGCGAAAGGCATTGGCACGGAGCGGCGTCCGACAGCATTTTTGGTCACATCGCCATTTCGGTAGACCGCACGGACTGGGAAGAACAAGTTAGCGCAAAGGACTATGCCGGTTGTTGA
- a CDS encoding TRAP transporter small permease, with protein MFLSERRYPGVVLRIEENILATLLATITLVSFFQVIARYGFNASWLGGLEFVRIIFSWMILFGMSYGIKTGLHLGVDAVIRLLPKPAFKVAAVMGGLATLLYAVILISADWLAIFGSESDGGAVSYWLRFFNAGIGLQDLRYPLWLQESFGFPERVPRWVAYMMLPVGLALLAFRALEATIQIVMGRRELIIASHEGEDLLAENRANSKD; from the coding sequence ATGTTTCTATCAGAGCGTCGCTACCCAGGGGTTGTTCTCCGTATTGAGGAAAATATTCTTGCGACACTACTAGCAACTATCACTCTGGTCTCATTTTTCCAGGTAATAGCACGATATGGATTTAACGCCAGTTGGTTAGGTGGACTCGAGTTTGTTCGGATTATTTTTTCCTGGATGATATTGTTTGGTATGAGTTACGGAATAAAAACGGGTTTACACCTTGGTGTAGATGCAGTGATACGACTGCTTCCTAAGCCTGCTTTCAAGGTAGCTGCCGTTATGGGGGGGCTTGCCACTCTTCTCTATGCAGTAATACTCATATCAGCCGATTGGCTTGCTATCTTCGGCTCTGAGTCGGATGGAGGAGCAGTAAGTTATTGGTTACGTTTCTTCAACGCAGGAATTGGGTTGCAGGATCTTCGATATCCCTTGTGGTTGCAAGAGTCATTTGGTTTTCCAGAGAGAGTGCCCCGCTGGGTCGCATACATGATGTTACCAGTTGGATTGGCGTTGCTGGCATTCCGCGCACTCGAAGCCACAATACAGATAGTTATGGGGCGTAGAGAGCTAATAATTGCGAGCCATGAAGGAGAGGATCTTTTAGCTGAAAATCGGGCAAATTCCAAGGACTAA
- the dctP gene encoding TRAP transporter substrate-binding protein DctP: MTITRRDILKRSMGLVALGMIGLGGLTLPMPALAADLDVRFSWYLPNTSSTGKEGFNVAKRIEKLSKGDINVKTYPSGSLLQQYETAEGVQNNTVNLAILGMHWWGGKVPALEWDTVPFLANDVDALMEAFHGPLGEYINKLLEPHGVKFVGWSLYGYAFDYINTKHPVKIPKDFNGLRMRSQGTLSSLFLKQQGATTVGMDSGEVYTSLQRGAIDGAGSGVSDFVSRKWQEVANHVTAIKYVPIVYPIIANLNWWNGLTGEQRSIITQAMRDAEADNLKDIDDEYTNAVAAMKENGNEVYEPKGEEIEVWKKGYSPLLDEYLRMSGEEGKHIIELLQEAGVTDVTLN, encoded by the coding sequence ATGACAATTACACGGCGAGACATTTTAAAACGCAGCATGGGACTCGTAGCGCTGGGAATGATAGGTTTGGGAGGTTTAACCCTCCCGATGCCGGCGCTCGCGGCGGACCTCGATGTGCGCTTTTCCTGGTATCTGCCCAATACATCGTCGACCGGCAAGGAAGGGTTCAATGTTGCAAAACGGATCGAAAAACTCAGCAAGGGTGACATCAATGTAAAGACGTATCCATCGGGCTCGCTCTTGCAGCAGTATGAAACCGCGGAAGGGGTGCAAAATAATACTGTGAACCTAGCCATTCTAGGCATGCACTGGTGGGGCGGAAAAGTACCCGCCCTAGAGTGGGATACCGTGCCGTTTCTCGCGAATGACGTCGATGCTCTTATGGAGGCGTTCCACGGGCCGCTGGGCGAATACATCAACAAGTTGTTGGAGCCCCATGGCGTGAAATTCGTCGGTTGGAGCTTATACGGCTATGCCTTTGACTACATCAATACGAAGCATCCGGTAAAGATTCCCAAGGACTTCAATGGCTTGCGCATGCGCTCCCAAGGAACATTATCGTCGTTGTTCCTGAAGCAGCAGGGCGCCACGACGGTCGGGATGGACTCGGGCGAGGTTTATACCTCGTTGCAGCGTGGCGCGATCGATGGAGCGGGTTCAGGAGTGTCCGACTTTGTGTCGCGGAAGTGGCAAGAGGTCGCGAACCATGTCACCGCGATCAAGTACGTGCCGATCGTCTATCCGATAATAGCGAACCTGAATTGGTGGAATGGGCTGACAGGAGAGCAGCGCAGCATCATAACGCAAGCCATGCGGGACGCGGAGGCCGACAACTTGAAAGACATTGACGACGAATACACCAACGCCGTCGCGGCCATGAAAGAGAACGGCAACGAGGTTTACGAGCCGAAGGGCGAGGAAATAGAGGTCTGGAAGAAAGGTTATAGCCCGTTGCTGGACGAATACCTGCGTATGTCTGGTGAGGAAGGAAAGCACATCATCGAGTTGCTACAAGAGGCTGGCGTGACGGATGTGACTCTGAACTAG
- a CDS encoding NAD(P)-dependent oxidoreductase: protein MKKITYGFAGLGQMGSRMAQRLLKDKGSLRVFDLSPKALADLEGAGAEPAKSLKALVDEADVVFLSLPEPSTVLTVAKDIAAAVTEASRVKYIVDFSTIGPKTAVAASDVLKEHEITYIEAPVSGGTIGAADGTLALMVSCPRQDFDKLEETLKVFGNVFHVGEGYGQAQTLKLANNMLSVCAVVATGEALAMGAKAGISATKMLEVINKSSGRNTATETKYPRAVVPRTFDFGFSTMLAYKDVRLCVDESEGLGVPMMIGATVREMMAITNSCYGPDSDLTCVAKVIEHWSGVEIKG from the coding sequence ATGAAAAAAATAACTTACGGGTTCGCGGGGCTGGGGCAGATGGGCTCGCGGATGGCGCAACGGCTGTTGAAGGATAAGGGGTCGCTACGGGTGTTTGATCTCTCGCCCAAGGCCTTGGCCGATCTCGAAGGGGCGGGGGCGGAGCCGGCAAAGAGCCTCAAGGCCCTCGTCGACGAAGCCGACGTGGTATTCCTCAGCCTGCCGGAGCCAAGCACGGTCCTCACGGTCGCAAAGGACATTGCGGCTGCCGTCACAGAGGCGAGCCGGGTGAAATATATCGTCGATTTCTCGACCATCGGCCCGAAGACAGCCGTCGCGGCCTCGGATGTGCTGAAGGAGCATGAGATCACCTATATCGAGGCGCCCGTGAGCGGCGGAACGATCGGCGCGGCGGACGGGACGTTGGCGTTAATGGTTTCCTGCCCGCGGCAGGATTTCGACAAGCTCGAAGAGACATTGAAGGTGTTCGGCAATGTCTTCCATGTTGGCGAAGGCTATGGCCAGGCCCAGACTTTGAAGCTTGCCAACAATATGCTGTCCGTATGCGCGGTGGTTGCCACCGGCGAGGCGCTTGCCATGGGGGCCAAGGCCGGGATTTCGGCGACCAAGATGCTGGAAGTCATCAACAAGAGCTCCGGTCGCAATACCGCGACGGAAACAAAGTATCCACGCGCCGTCGTCCCGCGCACTTTTGACTTCGGGTTCTCGACCATGCTCGCCTACAAGGACGTTCGTCTGTGCGTCGACGAAAGCGAAGGGCTGGGCGTGCCGATGATGATCGGCGCCACGGTGCGAGAAATGATGGCGATCACCAATTCATGCTACGGACCGGATTCGGATTTAACCTGCGTCGCGAAGGTCATCGAGCATTGGAGCGGCGTCGAAATAAAGGGCTGA
- a CDS encoding carboxymuconolactone decarboxylase family protein has protein sequence MNDQLFEKGLKIRKEVLGEEHVERSLKNATEFSMDMQRLVTEYCWGEVWGRDGLSKKSRSMINLAMISVLNRPNELKTHVGGAINNGVTPDEIKEILLQVAIYAGVPAAIDAFRIADGVLAEKAGA, from the coding sequence ATGAATGACCAATTATTTGAGAAAGGACTGAAAATTCGCAAAGAGGTTCTCGGGGAAGAGCATGTAGAACGCTCTCTGAAGAACGCGACCGAGTTCAGCATGGATATGCAGCGGCTGGTCACCGAGTATTGCTGGGGAGAGGTCTGGGGGCGCGACGGGTTGTCGAAGAAATCCCGAAGCATGATCAACCTCGCGATGATCAGCGTCCTGAACCGGCCCAATGAGCTCAAAACCCATGTGGGCGGCGCGATCAACAACGGCGTTACACCCGACGAGATCAAGGAAATATTGCTGCAGGTGGCGATATATGCGGGTGTGCCGGCCGCCATCGATGCGTTCCGCATCGCGGACGGGGTGCTGGCCGAGAAAGCCGGTGCGTAG
- a CDS encoding TRAP transporter large permease: MEIIILFFLLLFLLLLGVPVGISLGLSSVLIIAFASSDSMSSVAMQLFTASQNYTLLAIPFFVLASSFMSTGGVARRLINFAIASVGHFRGGLAMASVLACMLFAALSGSSPATVVAIGTIAIAGMCKVGYSRDFAAGVIANAGTLGILIPPSITMVVYSAATNVSVGRMFLAGVIPGILAGLMLMLAIYVMARIKKLPYEPWRGFGEILRSGKDAAPGLFLIIIILGGIYGGVFTPTEAAAVAAIYAFFIATFVYRDMGPLKNTPWLSSTETVQARRGFNAIIYAVSFFFVFLVISFFFTSGMNGNHYTLSSRNLLGGVLSITVLFSYILWRGKEGMGSVTTCLMAGLSVVGRNMMLIGGSFLPAMFNHDTRKVLIEASRTTVMLMFIIVNALLFAHVLTSEGIPQAITGIMLDMGFNWFTFLIVVNILLLLGGQFMEPSGLLLIVAPVVFPIAMQLGIDPVHLGILMVVNMEIGMITPPIGLNLFVTSGVTGMSLLRVVKAALPFAAVLFLFLIVVTYVPIISTWLPYSLMGPETITN, from the coding sequence ATGGAAATCATCATTCTGTTTTTTCTACTACTTTTTCTACTTTTATTAGGTGTTCCGGTTGGCATATCACTAGGACTATCCTCTGTACTGATAATTGCTTTTGCATCTAGTGACTCAATGTCCTCAGTAGCCATGCAATTATTTACGGCTTCACAAAATTATACATTGCTAGCTATACCATTCTTTGTTCTCGCTTCTTCTTTTATGTCTACTGGGGGCGTAGCTCGAAGGCTTATTAACTTCGCCATTGCGTCCGTAGGTCATTTCAGGGGTGGCCTCGCTATGGCCTCGGTCTTGGCTTGTATGCTATTTGCTGCTCTTTCTGGATCTTCTCCAGCAACTGTCGTAGCAATTGGCACAATCGCGATTGCAGGTATGTGCAAAGTTGGATATTCGCGGGATTTTGCTGCGGGCGTCATTGCTAATGCTGGTACTCTAGGTATTCTTATACCGCCCTCAATCACAATGGTGGTCTATTCAGCTGCAACTAATGTCTCTGTCGGACGGATGTTTCTAGCTGGCGTGATTCCAGGGATATTGGCTGGCTTAATGCTTATGCTGGCTATCTATGTGATGGCGCGGATTAAAAAGCTCCCATATGAACCATGGCGTGGATTTGGAGAAATATTGAGGAGCGGCAAAGATGCAGCACCAGGTTTGTTCCTGATAATAATTATACTAGGTGGAATTTATGGTGGTGTTTTTACACCTACTGAGGCAGCCGCAGTTGCAGCGATTTATGCCTTTTTTATTGCCACTTTTGTCTACCGCGACATGGGCCCCCTCAAGAATACGCCTTGGCTATCGTCCACCGAAACTGTTCAGGCACGCAGAGGATTTAATGCAATTATATATGCAGTATCATTCTTTTTCGTGTTCTTGGTTATTAGCTTCTTTTTCACATCGGGCATGAATGGTAATCACTATACGTTAAGCTCACGTAACCTCTTAGGTGGGGTGTTATCGATCACCGTGTTATTTTCTTATATATTATGGCGCGGCAAGGAGGGCATGGGCTCTGTTACCACCTGTCTAATGGCAGGGTTGTCTGTTGTAGGCAGAAACATGATGCTTATTGGCGGCAGCTTCTTACCTGCTATGTTCAATCACGATACGCGAAAAGTGTTAATAGAAGCTTCAAGAACGACCGTGATGTTAATGTTCATCATTGTCAATGCGCTTCTTTTTGCTCATGTACTAACATCTGAAGGTATTCCACAAGCAATTACTGGAATCATGTTAGACATGGGGTTCAATTGGTTTACCTTCCTAATCGTTGTCAATATCTTGCTATTACTTGGTGGTCAGTTTATGGAGCCTTCTGGGCTTTTACTGATTGTTGCACCTGTAGTTTTTCCAATTGCTATGCAGTTAGGAATAGACCCAGTGCACTTAGGGATATTGATGGTCGTAAATATGGAAATTGGCATGATAACGCCACCTATTGGTCTTAACTTATTTGTTACCTCAGGTGTTACGGGCATGAGCTTGCTGCGTGTTGTTAAAGCAGCCCTACCCTTTGCAGCTGTTTTGTTTTTATTCTTGATAGTAGTTACCTATGTACCTATTATTTCAACTTGGCTTCCCTATAGCTTGATGGGGCCAGAAACCATTACGAATTAA
- a CDS encoding TRAP transporter small permease, whose translation MIERKHGLLAGLAVVCFRIADVFGHIASVALVVLTITLTVGAASRWFYVDGSWTYNASLFALMWMTFTGAGFCALREFHVTAGISLENFVGRGHRFIRGIRYFILIIFLAVFFFSAWNKFLETLLTHQTTADLWRWPMWIAQISAPLGVGCWLLADIGKFIESLINPQRSNH comes from the coding sequence ATGATTGAACGAAAACATGGATTGCTGGCGGGCTTAGCAGTTGTATGCTTCAGGATTGCGGATGTGTTTGGCCACATCGCCTCAGTTGCGCTGGTAGTACTGACGATCACGCTTACCGTCGGTGCGGCATCGCGCTGGTTCTACGTAGACGGTTCATGGACGTATAACGCCAGTCTGTTTGCGCTCATGTGGATGACATTTACCGGCGCCGGATTCTGCGCTTTGAGGGAATTTCACGTAACAGCGGGGATTTCGCTCGAGAATTTTGTGGGGCGCGGGCACAGGTTCATTCGTGGTATCAGATATTTCATTCTGATAATTTTCTTGGCGGTTTTCTTTTTCTCCGCATGGAATAAATTCCTTGAAACGCTGTTGACTCACCAGACGACGGCCGATTTATGGAGATGGCCAATGTGGATTGCCCAGATTTCTGCGCCCCTGGGCGTTGGCTGCTGGCTGCTGGCTGATATCGGGAAATTCATTGAAAGCCTCATAAATCCGCAACGTTCGAACCATTAA
- a CDS encoding DctP family TRAP transporter solute-binding subunit produces MKKIIATALTAATFFPVYAHANCDENETVAKFSHVTASSGHPKGEMAAALAERVNKEMDGQLCIEVYPNSTLYDDDKVIEALILGDVQLAAPDAGKFGPYTQELEVFNLPFLFEGTEAVDAFTKSEVGQEILNSMQGSGISGLAYVYNGMRGFSANKPLIHPSDAEGLKFRVTTSDVTKSLIKELNATPQTLAFKEVYGALQTGVVDGQENTWSNIYSQKFFEVQDGITETNHQFLTYFMVTSNQFLESLDNETREEFLKIVDEVSAEYNIRSTAINEEAKQKIIEAGGTVRELTSEQRQEWVDTMKPVWNQFEDTIGAEIIEAAVDSNNNI; encoded by the coding sequence ATGAAAAAAATTATCGCTACGGCACTCACAGCCGCAACCTTCTTTCCTGTCTATGCTCACGCCAACTGTGATGAGAATGAAACTGTTGCCAAGTTCAGCCATGTGACTGCATCTTCTGGGCATCCAAAGGGCGAGATGGCAGCAGCCCTTGCAGAACGGGTAAATAAAGAAATGGATGGGCAGCTGTGTATTGAAGTCTATCCAAACTCGACGCTTTATGACGATGACAAGGTCATCGAAGCTCTTATTTTAGGTGATGTGCAGCTAGCAGCCCCCGATGCAGGAAAGTTTGGCCCCTATACACAAGAGCTAGAGGTTTTCAATCTGCCATTCCTCTTTGAAGGAACAGAGGCAGTTGATGCATTTACAAAAAGCGAAGTAGGCCAAGAAATTCTTAACTCCATGCAAGGAAGTGGTATCTCTGGGCTTGCCTACGTTTATAACGGAATGCGCGGATTTTCAGCTAACAAACCTTTGATTCACCCATCTGATGCTGAAGGTTTGAAATTTCGTGTAACGACGTCAGATGTCACAAAAAGCTTGATTAAGGAACTAAATGCAACACCTCAAACACTAGCTTTTAAGGAAGTATATGGCGCTCTCCAAACTGGAGTTGTGGATGGCCAAGAAAACACCTGGTCGAACATCTATAGTCAGAAGTTTTTTGAAGTACAGGATGGCATTACGGAAACGAACCATCAGTTCTTGACCTACTTCATGGTAACTTCAAACCAGTTCTTAGAAAGCCTAGATAATGAAACTCGTGAAGAATTTCTAAAAATTGTAGATGAAGTCTCTGCGGAGTATAACATTCGGTCAACTGCCATAAACGAAGAGGCCAAGCAGAAAATCATTGAGGCCGGTGGCACAGTTCGTGAATTAACTTCTGAACAACGCCAAGAATGGGTAGACACCATGAAACCTGTCTGGAATCAATTCGAAGATACTATTGGTGCTGAAATAATTGAGGCTGCGGTAGATTCTAATAACAACATCTAA
- a CDS encoding GntR family transcriptional regulator, which yields MKTLKTLKKPVSLRSHVEDYLREAIMEGRFKPGERLRERELCEMLQVSRPSVREALRRLEAEKLVTTVLHQGPTVTEMKEDEATDIYAIRALMEGYAVHQFTLLASDGAINELKKAVQNLHKAAKKRDQKLLIQAKARFYDVILDGCGNALVREILVNLLSRISLLRAKSFSGPDRLPKSLKEIDTLFGHIEARNAEAAQASAHQHIRNAEKTALDVMTQQAQKQNVDEDVSPALSSGPCKA from the coding sequence ATGAAAACCCTGAAAACCCTGAAAAAGCCCGTCAGCCTGCGTAGTCACGTTGAGGACTACCTACGTGAAGCCATTATGGAAGGACGGTTCAAGCCCGGTGAACGGTTGCGTGAACGCGAGCTGTGCGAAATGCTCCAGGTCAGCCGGCCATCAGTGAGAGAAGCTTTGCGCAGGCTGGAAGCGGAAAAGCTCGTCACGACAGTCCTTCATCAGGGGCCGACCGTAACCGAGATGAAGGAGGACGAGGCCACCGACATCTACGCGATCAGAGCGCTCATGGAAGGGTATGCGGTGCACCAGTTCACCCTGCTCGCATCCGACGGCGCCATCAATGAATTGAAGAAAGCCGTGCAGAACTTGCACAAGGCGGCAAAGAAAAGGGACCAGAAGCTGCTAATCCAGGCCAAAGCCCGCTTCTACGATGTCATTCTCGACGGGTGCGGTAACGCGCTCGTCAGAGAAATATTGGTCAACTTGCTCTCGCGCATCAGCCTACTACGGGCCAAGTCGTTCTCTGGGCCAGACCGCCTGCCTAAAAGCCTTAAGGAAATCGACACGCTGTTCGGCCATATCGAGGCACGTAATGCCGAAGCCGCGCAAGCCTCGGCGCACCAGCACATCCGCAACGCGGAAAAGACCGCTCTCGATGTCATGACCCAGCAGGCACAAAAGCAGAACGTGGACGAGGACGTCTCGCCAGCCTTATCCAGTGGTCCTTGCAAGGCTTGA
- a CDS encoding aldehyde dehydrogenase: METFDNFIGGRYVEAESREWIESIDPYRGEIWARIPRGREVDVDKAVQAAHAAMYDGPWAKMTATERGKLLFRLADLVERDAERLARLEVRDNGKLYAEMLGQVQYHPNWLRYFGGLADKIEGRVIPIDKPNHFAFTRKEPVGVVAALTAWNSPLLFIAWKCAAALAAGCSIVVKPSEFASVSTLAYADLTREAGFPDGVFNVVAGYGQEAGSALVNHPLVSKITFTGSDATGVRVYEQAARQLKRVTLELGGKSPNIVFDDCNVDAALAGAVSGIFAATGQTCIAGSRLLVQNSIKEKFIERLVELGRAAKKGDPMSPDTNIGPITTPPQFQKVLDYINIAKQEGARCVLGGVPVAEGTLPGNQFVEPTIFADVTPGMRIAQEEVFGPVLSIIGFADEEEAVRIANDTIYGLAAGVWTSDIGRAFRVSSAIRAGTIWVNTYRAVSYMMPFGGMKHSGIGRESGVESIESYLETKSTLISYDSAVPDNPFTMR; encoded by the coding sequence ATGGAGACATTCGACAACTTTATCGGCGGCAGGTACGTCGAAGCTGAGAGCCGCGAATGGATCGAGAGCATCGATCCATATCGAGGAGAAATATGGGCGCGCATCCCGCGAGGCCGCGAGGTCGATGTGGACAAGGCGGTCCAAGCTGCCCATGCCGCGATGTATGACGGCCCTTGGGCAAAAATGACCGCCACGGAGCGCGGGAAATTGTTGTTTCGCCTTGCGGACCTGGTCGAGCGCGATGCCGAGCGCTTGGCGCGCCTTGAGGTTCGTGACAACGGCAAGCTATACGCCGAGATGCTAGGTCAAGTCCAATACCACCCGAACTGGCTGCGGTATTTTGGCGGTCTGGCGGACAAGATCGAAGGCAGGGTCATCCCGATAGACAAGCCGAATCATTTTGCATTCACGCGCAAGGAACCGGTGGGCGTGGTCGCCGCGCTCACCGCTTGGAATTCCCCGCTGCTGTTCATCGCCTGGAAGTGTGCCGCAGCACTGGCGGCCGGCTGTTCCATCGTGGTTAAACCCTCCGAGTTCGCATCGGTGTCCACGCTCGCTTACGCGGATCTGACCCGCGAAGCCGGTTTTCCGGATGGTGTCTTCAATGTTGTGGCGGGCTATGGGCAGGAAGCCGGCAGCGCCCTGGTCAACCACCCGTTAGTCTCAAAGATCACTTTCACGGGATCGGATGCGACGGGCGTCCGTGTATATGAGCAAGCGGCCCGCCAACTCAAGCGCGTCACGCTCGAACTGGGCGGAAAGTCGCCCAATATCGTTTTCGACGACTGCAACGTCGATGCTGCGCTCGCGGGAGCGGTGTCGGGCATATTCGCGGCGACGGGCCAGACTTGCATCGCGGGTTCACGCCTTCTGGTGCAGAACTCCATCAAGGAAAAATTCATCGAGCGCCTGGTCGAATTGGGTCGGGCAGCGAAAAAGGGCGATCCGATGTCGCCGGACACGAACATCGGGCCAATTACGACGCCACCTCAATTCCAAAAGGTCCTCGACTACATCAACATTGCCAAACAAGAAGGTGCCCGATGCGTGCTCGGTGGCGTTCCCGTTGCCGAGGGCACGCTACCCGGAAACCAGTTTGTGGAGCCGACGATTTTCGCCGATGTGACTCCCGGGATGAGGATTGCGCAGGAGGAAGTGTTCGGCCCTGTTCTCTCGATTATAGGGTTCGCCGATGAAGAGGAAGCCGTGCGGATTGCCAACGACACCATCTACGGACTGGCGGCCGGAGTGTGGACCAGCGATATCGGCCGCGCCTTCCGCGTGTCGTCGGCGATCCGGGCCGGAACGATATGGGTGAACACCTATCGGGCCGTAAGTTACATGATGCCGTTCGGGGGAATGAAGCATTCCGGGATAGGCAGGGAAAGCGGCGTTGAATCGATAGAAAGCTATCTAGAAACCAAAAGCACATTGATTTCATACGACTCCGCGGTTCCGGACAATCCGTTCACTATGCGATAG
- a CDS encoding carboxymuconolactone decarboxylase family protein yields the protein MSDYTKSPSECEASEKFKRGLKTRKEVLGSEYVDNSVNNATEYNWPMQQLVTEYCWDEIWNRPGLDRKYRSMLNLGMISALGRTHELKLHVRGAINNGFTKEEIREVFLQVAIYCGVPAAIDSFRAAQEVFEEMGI from the coding sequence GTGAGCGATTATACCAAGAGCCCAAGCGAGTGCGAGGCATCAGAAAAGTTTAAAAGGGGCCTTAAAACCCGAAAAGAAGTGCTTGGGAGTGAGTATGTAGATAACTCAGTAAATAATGCTACTGAATATAACTGGCCTATGCAGCAGTTGGTTACTGAGTATTGCTGGGATGAAATTTGGAACCGCCCAGGCCTGGACCGCAAATATCGGTCTATGTTGAATTTAGGAATGATTTCTGCACTTGGTCGCACCCACGAACTTAAATTGCATGTGCGTGGTGCAATTAATAATGGATTTACGAAAGAAGAAATTCGTGAGGTGTTTCTTCAGGTTGCTATCTACTGTGGTGTTCCTGCTGCAATAGATAGTTTCAGAGCCGCGCAAGAAGTATTTGAGGAAATGGGAATTTAA